CAAACCATCTCTTTGTCGGCCAGTAGAAATCTTCAAAACTCACGCTCACTTGTTGAGCAACCGCTTTATGGTACTGCTCATCGAACACTGAACCCACAATTTCCGGCAGAGTTTCCCATATATTCTGACCCAAAAGTTCGTCAGCATTTCGCTGCAAAATTTCAGCAGCTTTTTGATTAACATAGGTAAATCGCCACTGAGGATCAAGGGCGAAAAAAGCATCTGTCATACTTTCCAGCAAATCCACAACTTGCTGATCAGATGCTCGCAATTTTGCTTCCACTTGCTGATATCTCGCGAGTTGGCGCTCTAACCGGCTCACATTCAGCCGCAACTCCATCTGAGTAATCACCTGCCGGCCTAAAACCTGTAGCGCGTTTAGCTGTTCTGGCGTAAGATTGCGGGGAATTCGATCCAGCACACAAAGCGTGCCAATCGGAAACCCATCCGGCGTAATTAAAGGGTTGCCGGCGTAAAACCGGATATCTGGAGCAGAAGTCACCAACGGGTTGCCCGCAAAGCGATCGTCTTCTGAGGCATCGGGGACGATCATTACCTGATCTGGGTTGAGGATAGCATGAGCGCAGAAAGCATCCTCTCTGGGTATCTCTTGCGAGTCAATTCCAACTTTTGACTTAAACCACTGTCGGTTGCTAGCGGTGAGGCTGACAAGAGCGATAGGGGTGCCACAAACCGACGCTGCCAAGCGAGTTAAATCGTCAAAAGCTTCCTCTGCCGGCGTGTCGAGAATCTGATACTCATTCAGCGCCTGGAGTCTCTCCTCCTCGTCGCTGGGTTTGGCAGGCGCTTGCATGGGTGGTATTGTCGAAGGAGGCCGGCGCTTAGGAGAGCGATTTAGCGAACTTTGTAAGCCTTTAACTAGCTTCGTCAGCCAGCCGGCAAGCCGCCTCACACTTTTATAAAAACCTTTTTGACGAGTTTTTTTATAGAAAGCCGGTTTAGACAAAACTCCATACTCCTTAAAAACGCCAAACTTCATATTTTTGAGGCACTCTCCTACTAAACCTTCTCTACCCAATCGCAACAAACAGGCTAAATTCAGCAAACTGTAGAACGATTCATACGCTTAGCCTAGCGAATTTTCACATAAAACCACAACAGACTATTGTTGGTGACTTGTCAACGTGCCGGCAAATTTTTTCCCTTTCAAAGCAAACTCCTGAATATTCACTGTAGCGCTAGAAAGTGAGAAACTGCGAGGGGTTTTTTCTCGCCTAGCTGCTTCGCACTCACTCGTGTTATAATTACTAGACAAAAAGTTTTAATCAAATTTAAATAAAGTCATTTTATACTTTCCTAAAGGCAAAACACTTGCCTTCAGATATGTTTTTGAACCCGTGCAGGCAACAAGTTTAGTCTGTCTAGCCGCCATTTGCAATCGCTATTTGTCAATTTGGCGTGCGGGCAAGATGCCGGCTAGCTGTTATCTCAGGGAGCCAAATGCTGCCACTCCTAATATTTTTGCTAAGTGGGGTACACCCTAGGTTTTCTTATTTTAACAGAAGTTAACTTTTCCTGAAACACCTTAAAATTTAACTCGTTAACTCTTTGTTAAGCTCGCTTAATTAACTTGAGCAATTTTATAAAAAAGTTAGGTGTTTTCTCGGAGGTATGTTTTCCCGCTATTTGACAAAAATTGTAGCGATTAACTACTTGTCACGACGCTTTCCATACACTCGAAAGCTGATAACCGACAAATTCCTTAATTTTTAACTTGTCTGACAGCGCCCAAAGGGATTATATGGCTAAAAAAAGTATTGCTTCCTACTTGATCGAACGTTCCAGCGCCAAAAAACAAAGTATTGCTTCCTACTTGGTCGAACGTTCCAGCGGCAAAAAACTGAGAATCAATGGCTGCCTTCCCTCCCAGAAAAAGCCACCCAAATCTAAGCATTATACAGCCAGCCGGTTTAGCGCTGCCGAGTTGCCCATAAGGGTTGATCTGCGCCATTACTTAACGAACGTAGAAGATCAGGGACAAGTCGGTAGCTGTACCGCAAACGCGATTGCCGGCGCTTACGAATACCTAGCGAAACGCGCAATGGGAGACGCCGGAGATGTTAGCCGGCTATTTATCTATTACAACGCCCGAAAATTCGATGGACTTGAAGGCGACGTAGGCAGCAGCATCACCACCAGCATCCGAGTGTTGCAAGAAATGGGCGCTTGTACAGAAGCCACCTGGCCCTACGATCCGCAACTGTGGGATGAACAACCCTACACTGAAGCTTACGACGAAGCCACAAGATTTTTAATCGAAGAAGCAGAGGAAATTGATGTCAATCTGTTCGCCATGAAACACTGTCTGGCAGAAGGCTATCCCTTTGCTTTTGGTTTAAGGCTTTTCAAATCTTTTGATAAAGCCGGCCACAAAGGAGGAGTCCCCATGCCGGATCTGAATCACGAAGATGGCCGCGAAGAACACGGCAATCACGCAATGCTATGTGTCGGTTATTCTGACCCCTACAAAGTATTTGTGGTGCGTAACTCTTGGGGTGAAAATTGGGGAGATAAAGGCTATTGTTACATCCCTTATGAGTATATGACTAATCCTGAATATTGCTGGCAATGCTGGACAATTCGGGGTGTCAGTGACCTTGATTTTAGTGCCGGCGTCTGGGCGGAAGATGATGAGGATTTCTACTACTACGACGAAGAGGACGAAGAGGAAGAATACACTTACGAATACTACTATGAGGAAGAAGAGTATGAATATGAAGAGGAGGAAGAGTCAGAGGACGTAGAAAACTCTTACGAAGAAGAGAGTGAGGAAGACGAAGAAGAATATTACGAGGAGGAAGAAGAGTCAGAGGACGTAGAAAACTCTTACGAAGAAGAGAGTGAGGAAGACGAAGAAGAAGAAGATTACGAGGAAGAAGAAGGCGAAGAAGAAGAGGAAGATTACGAGGGAGGAGAAGACGAAGAAGAGGAAGATTACGAGGGAGAAGAAGACGAAGAAGAGGAAGATTACGAAGAAGAGGAAGACGAAGAAGAAGAGTAATTTTTAGTTCTTCCGGTGCATCCCAGATTGGCGAAAATCTTATAAGTGGGAGCATCTTGCTCCCTGAAAAAATCTTAGCTGCCTGAGATGACAGCCAGCCGGCAAGATGCCGGCGCTAAAAGCTGTTCAGAGAAATTTTCAGTTAAACTAAAATATCTTTATTCTTCGTCGTCATATTCTTCTTCCTCAGCAAACACTTCATCGATAATTTCCTGCATTTCCTCTTCAGAAAGCCCTAAAGCTTCACCGAGAAGTTCAGCATACCCTGCTTCATCTTCGGTAATTGTTCCATCACCGGCAGCAATATAAAGTGCTAACTGATAAATGTCTGGAACCAGTTCTTCAGGAGTCGCTGCCACCGCTGCATTAAACAAAGCCCCCGCCCCTTCTCGCTTAGCAATGCCGTTGATTTTTTCTATCACCGCATCGAGTTCAGCTTTCTCTACCAGTTCCGCACCTTCCAGATATGAATTTAACAGTTCAATTTCTTCATCCGAAGGTTCACCATCCGCATACATTGTCATCATACAGATAGCAACACCGGCTTCTTCTGGTGTCAGTTCCTCTGATATTTCCGCATCACTCTGAAAAATTACTTCGTACCGGCCCATAGATTTTAAAGGCTTAAAGGTGAGCGGTCAGAATTCTAGCATCGTTTTATCTGTTGCCGGCTACTAATTTAATTCTTTCTTAATTAACTGATTTTGAGTAAAAATTAATATTTGGTTAAGGAAATGTTGATTTTAAATTAGGCATTTATTACTCTACTCAATCATTTATAAAAGGTCAAGTAGAAAGCTTGTCTTGAAAGTAACTGCTTTAGATAATAGAGTGGGAAAAGCCCACCCTATTATTAGGTTAGTCAATTAACTTTGAGCCACCGGCTCTTTCGCCAAAAACTTCTCAAGTTCTGTCAAAGCATCCGCATCAACCTTCGTCTGCATTGGGCAGAATTTAGGGCCGCACATTGAACAGAATTCAGCGGTTTTATAGATATCCGCCGGCAATGTTTCATCGTGATATTCCCGTGCGCGTTCGGGGTCAAGTGATAACTCAAATTGCCGGTTCCAGTCGAAATTATAACGGGCGCGAGAAAGCTCATCATCGCGATCGCGTGCGCCGGGACGGTGCCGTGCAATATCCGCAGCATGAGCCGCAATTTTATAAGCAATCAACCCATTCCGCACATCTTCTGCATCCGGCAGTCCTAGGTGTTCCTTCGGCGTGACATAACACAGCATTGCCGTGCCATACCAGCCGGCCATCGCCGCCCCAATTGCAGAGGTGATATGGTCATAACCGGGAGCGATATCCGTTACCAATGGCCCAAGCACATAGAAAGGCGCTTCCGAGCACTCTTCCATTTGCTTCTTGACATTAAACTCGATTTGATCCATCGGCACATGACCTGGCCCTTCCACCATCACCTGCACGTCATCTTCCCACGCTCTGCGGGTTAGCTGTCCGAGGGTTTTGAGTTCAGCAAGTTGAGCAGCATCTGAGGCATCGTGAGCACAACCGGGACGCAGAGAGTCGCCTAAGCTGAAGGAAACATCGTATCTCTTGAAAATCTCGATGATGTCGTGGAAGTGGGTATAAAGCGGGTTTTGCTTGTGGTGATGTAGCATCCAGCGTGCGAGGATGCCACCGCCGCGAGAGACAATGCCGGTGAGGCGGCTTTTCACCAAAGGCAAGTGTTCGATCAGAATGCCGGCGTGAATGGTTTGATAGTCAACCCCTTGCTGGGCGTGCTTTTCGATGACGTGAAGAAAATCATCTGGGGTCAACTTTTCAATCGTGCCGTGGACGCTTTCCAGTGCTTGGTAAACCGGCACTGTGCCGATGGGAACCGGCGAAGCGTTGATGATTGCCGTGCGAATTTCATCCAAGTTGCCGCCGCCGGTGGACAGATCCATCACGGTATCCGCACCGTATTTCACCGCTAACTTCAGCTTATCGACTTCTTCATCCAGGTTAGAAGAGTTCGGCGATGCGCCAATATTTGCGTTGACTTTGCACTTAGAGGCAATGCCAATACCCATCGGCTCTAAATTAGTGTGATTAATATTGGCAGGGATAATCATGCGTCCCCGCGCCACTTCTGCCCGAATTAAGTCAGCCGGCAGGTTTTCCCGTTGGGCGACATAGTGCATTTCTTCGGTAATCACACCCTGACGAGCGTAGTGCATTTGAGACACATTTTTGTGCCCATGCCGCTTGGCAATCCATTCTGAACGCATATTTCATTCCCTCAATAAACAGCTTCCCTCCGCCGGTATTAGCCGGACTCAGGTTCTAAGGGTCTAATCTCAGCCTGACTATCCAGGCACCCCTAGCTTGGTTGAGAATTGTATCATTTTGATTTGCTCCAGATTGGCTAAACTCAGCAAATCTTAATGGGTTGGGTAAATAAGAGACTGCAAGTAATCGCTAATTTTCCCAAGCGATCACAGCCACACGTAACCTTGAACGCTGCCGGCACTCTTTAAAAAATCTTTCTCTCTACCCTTGCCGGTTGAGCCGTCCTCTGAATGAAAACGCTGTTTTGCGGATTGCTCTGCTAAATTCCGTATTTCACAAATTTTTTCAATGCCAAACAACGTGTATAACCCCCCAGTAAGGCTACTGGGAGGCTATCTAGGGTTTAACTTTAAAAAATCTTACAAGTTTATCCGTATTATCTCTGCGCTACGGAAACTGAACAAGCAAATTCTAAAAGCTTTGTTTGATATTCAGAAGATTGGCTCCAAGGATAATTCAGCTCTTTGTAAGAGGCAACAGAGGGAATATCAAAACCTCCTAAGCGCAAAGTCCGAGTCTCTTGGGTTTGGCAATTTGCGATATTCCGACCATATTCACCATCAGGAATTACCACATCATAAACCACTAAATCTCCATCCCTTTGCAGAGTGTTGAGGTTAATATGTGCGGCTCCACCCCGTGGAGATTCTGTTTCTGGCACGGCGCTCCAAGACGCCTCTGAAAAATCTGCAACCTTAAACCCACCCGTTGATGCGTATGCGCTCTGCGCCACTAAGGCTGCTGCGGCACAGCTTGCAATAGACAGGATTGCGGCACATCGTTTCATGGGTTGTTTCTCCTCTGATTGAGTTCGGTGCGTTCCCGTGGGAATCGCTTTTAAGCATTTAGGGGAGATTATTTTCTCTGCATTTCCCCTCTTTTTTACTAACAACAATTATTGTGTTGCTATCCTACATTTGTTTATATCTGGTTGGAGCCGGCTCAAACATCACCCCAAGGTTGTAAGTCAGGGGTTTACCGATAATCCCACCATAGGATGATTTGAGAAAGGTTTTTTTAGTTAACTTTTCTGCGAATGAACACGAAAAACCCCGATTTCTTTAAAAAACCGGGGTTCTCTTCCTCACGATAGGGTGGCTTACAAGTTTCAGACAGTTGCTTTTATTTGCTCATCAGAAACCCAAATTCCGTGAAAGCCATAAGGCACACGATGGGGAATAATCACCCGTGCCACCGGCTCAGATTTCATATCTTGAGCATTAACAACTACCAATTCAGAAACATCGTCTTTGGCATCATAAACAAACGTTACCAACCAGCCGGCATCCTCATCGGTTGCACCCGGCTGCGGCACAAACACAGCCTCACCGCCAAAGCGTTGCTGTCCGAATTCATGGGTTTCGGAACTTCCAGAGTTGAGATCGTACTTAATCAAACCATCAAACACCGGCATGGGAGTGGGTGCCATTTTTCCTGTGTAACCGTAGCGATGAGATCGCCCCATGAATTGTTCATTTAACCGAGGAAAATCTGAAGGGCGATCGTCCAACCTCTCCTCTTGCACCGTGCCGGTTTTGAGATTAAACCGCCAACGGTATAAACGAGCAAATTCTCCCTCAGTTTCAGTGGGTGCCGCTTCTGACACCAATACACTGGTAGAATTCATGCGACAGGCAAGCAATACGACTTCATCCCCCTCTTCATAAGCATTTAGGGTATGAAATACGAAACAGGGCGGACTTTCAAACCAGCGAATATTGCTATTATCTCCATGACGCGGCACAATCCCAAACCGGCTGGGACGATCTCGCTCAAACATCAAACCCGGTTGACCTTTTTGCATTCGATCCATGCGGAAAGTCAGGGGCAAATCCATAAAAATTGTGTAGTTTTCCGTGATGGCAAAATCGTGCATCATCACCCCCACCGGCAGCTCAATCGGCACTGTTCGCAACAGTTCACCTTCTGCTGAAACCACACTATATTTTACGTAGGGTGGAGACATGATCGAGTAGCCAAAAAACATCATCTCACCCGTTACCGCGTCTACTTTAGGATGCGCCGTAAACGCAGAAACCAGCTTGCCATCAAAATTATAGGTGCCGGCAGTCTCTAAACCTGGCAACTCAATTGCATGAGGTTCACCCCCCTCCCAAAGTGCCAACAGGCGACCATCATGCCAGATTAAAGCAGTATTTGCCGTATTTTTTCCTGGGCCGTGGGGATTATTCGGTTGCGGCGGTTCAAATATCCCACTCCAAACTGCCTTGCCGGCATCGCGTTCAATTTTATACCCCCGCGTCTGGACATAGCGATTGCAATAGGAAGCTTTGCCGTGGCTAATTTGCACCCCATGCAACATCCCATCCCCATCAAACCAGTGATAGCGACCAATAGGTGGGAATTGCGGATTCGGGCCATTTCGCACAAACATTCCAGATAACTCAGGAGGCAACTCGCCAATCACCTTCAAATTATCTGCTGTGATTTCCTCGCGCACTGGCGCAAAATTGCCCTCTAAAAAGGGATCAACTGCTGTTACAGTCATTCTGTCTGCTCTGATTATAGATATCTCTTTATTTAGAGCTTAGCTAAAAACAGAAAATCTAGACTCACTCTATAGGGTAGTTATAAAAATGTAGATACACTCTATATATAAATTAGGCATCGAATTCTGGGATCTCGTTCAAGCCTTGGAAATGATGGGGCAATTAACCACCGAGTTTTTCACGGAATCAAAAGCGGTTTTCGCTCTTTGCTACCCTTCAAAGAATGTTGGGAGAAATACCGGAAAGATGCCGTTTCGCCAAGGTTATTACAGAACTTTATTGTTTTCTTTAGCGAATTGATGCTCTATTAGTTGTTAATATCTTTTTTATCCTCTTCAAAATATTTATGACTTTTAGAAGTATTATCTATCAAGGGGCCATCCCATTTTTCGATAACTTCAGTTATTTTGTCGTTGACTTCAGCCAGACGCGTCTTCATTAAAACTTCTGAAATTTCTTTGGTAGTTTTTATGACCGCTAGTCTCAGCTTTTGAGAGTATAATTTATCCCACATGATAACGTCTAAAGTTTACAGCTTGTAAATTGCAGGTCACGCTGTGAAAATTATAAAGAGTCAATGAGACTTCGATCTTCACTCTTTAGATGGATATATTAGAGGAACGAAAAGCGCAAATACAGATAGCGATGCCTCTGCTGTTTTACCGGACGCTGCTGTTGGGGCAGCGTACTAGATTTCGCTCAGTGGTGATATCGGCAGTGATGTTTAAAATATTAAATAAATCTGTAGAAAAATTCATCAGGATTTATATCGCTGACGCTGGCAGGCTGCTCAACGTGCCGGCTGCAGAGAGTTAGCACACAGACCTTGTACTAATTTAATACTATGCATAAAATTACGCAACTGCTCAATTAAACCTATCTGCGAAGTCTTCAACGTCTCAGGCGTGTTCAAAAAAAGCGGACTCAACTGAAATCTATTTAATAATTTATATATAGCATTATTATGCAATTGCCAAGAATAGCTTTGATCGCGCTCATCAGCCTTTTTTGCACTAGCTCAATGTCTGTCACGGTTAGCGCATCGAGTCAAAAACTGTCTGGCGCAGCAAACTCCAACAGCCAAAATCAGCTTGCTCGTACCCTTTCGGGACATTCAGCCGTTGTCATCAGTCAAGCTGTCGGCACAAAAAGTGAAGCGCCGGTGATCGCGGGTGTTAGTCGTGATAAAACTATCAAAATTTGGAATTTGAATAGTGGCGAGGTCATTCACACCCTTGCCGGTCATTCTCTGCCAATTTTGGCATTGGCAATGAGCCAGGATGGGAAAATTTTAGCCAGTGCCGGCCATGACAAAACGATTAAGCTGTGGAATGTTAGAACCGGCCAAGAAATTCGCACATTGATCGGTCATGCAGAATGGGTGGAATCTTTAGCCATCAGCCCGGATAGTCAGTGGTTAGCGAGTGGTAGCGGTGACAAAACGATTAAAATTTGGCCCCTGCACTCTTCCTCTAAAAAGATTGCCAATGTTTTGCCGCGCACTTTAGCCGGTCATTCAGATGCCATTGATGCGCTTGCAATTAGTCCAGATAGCGAAATTTTAGTGAGCGCTAGTTGGGATGAAATTAAACTTTGGAACTTGAAAACCGGCAAAGAAATCCGCACTTTACCCGGACATTCTTTGGGCACCAATGCTGTGGCGATTAGTCCCAATGGCCAAATTCTCGTGAGTGCCGGTGGCGATAAAACGATTAAGATTTGGGATTTGCACACCGGCAGTCTGCGTCAAACACTTGCCGGTCATTCAGCAAGCATCCGTTCCCTCGCCATCAGTCCTGTTCGTGGATCGTCGGCGGAGATGGGCCAAACTTTAGCCAGCGGCGGCTTAGATAACACCGTAAAAATCTGGCAGCTAGACACCGGCAAGGAAAGTCTGACGTTCCCCAGACAAAGCAGTATCGTTGAATCGGTTGCCATTAGCCCGGATGGCCAAACCCTAGCCATCGGCTGCTGGGGCAACATTATTAAACTCTGGAACTTGAAAACCGGCCAGGAAATTCGCCAACTGTCTGAGTCGGGGGGAGTTTCGAGTCCTGAGTCCTGAGTTCTGAGTTGGGGAGTTTTGATCACCGACTTCAGTTTGGTGCTGGCAACCAGACGGACAGCCACTCAAGGGGTGTGACCCTCGCTTGGCTCAACCCCTCGACTTGAATGTAAAAATGTTTTAGTCTATGAGCAGTGTACTATCATTTTTAATAAAAAATCTGTACAAACCCCATTAAACGCAGCTATCCTATCACAATATTTTGTAAAGATACAGCGCTAACCCTCTTATAGAAAAGCGCTTGAAAATACATTTTCAGCAAAATCAATGATGAGATTGCAGGAAAAAGTGGGTTGATTTGAGCAGAGTCCTCACTCGTAAAAGGCTGAACTATTTTTAATAAGTTGGATGGATTTAGCCGAAGCGGACAGGCGAATCAGGCGCTAAGAGCAATCGGGGTTTACCGATAACGATGGTTGTTAAGCCCAGACAGAAAAGAAAGGCAATCAAACCTCTGAATTGCCATTGTTAACTTTTTGAAATCCAGCTATTAAGAGGGAAGCAGGTTGATTGAACAGCAAACCGAAAAACTTT
This genomic stretch from Microcoleus sp. FACHB-672 harbors:
- a CDS encoding carotenoid oxygenase family protein, whose protein sequence is MTVTAVDPFLEGNFAPVREEITADNLKVIGELPPELSGMFVRNGPNPQFPPIGRYHWFDGDGMLHGVQISHGKASYCNRYVQTRGYKIERDAGKAVWSGIFEPPQPNNPHGPGKNTANTALIWHDGRLLALWEGGEPHAIELPGLETAGTYNFDGKLVSAFTAHPKVDAVTGEMMFFGYSIMSPPYVKYSVVSAEGELLRTVPIELPVGVMMHDFAITENYTIFMDLPLTFRMDRMQKGQPGLMFERDRPSRFGIVPRHGDNSNIRWFESPPCFVFHTLNAYEEGDEVVLLACRMNSTSVLVSEAAPTETEGEFARLYRWRFNLKTGTVQEERLDDRPSDFPRLNEQFMGRSHRYGYTGKMAPTPMPVFDGLIKYDLNSGSSETHEFGQQRFGGEAVFVPQPGATDEDAGWLVTFVYDAKDDVSELVVVNAQDMKSEPVARVIIPHRVPYGFHGIWVSDEQIKATV
- a CDS encoding WD40 repeat domain-containing protein: MSVTVSASSQKLSGAANSNSQNQLARTLSGHSAVVISQAVGTKSEAPVIAGVSRDKTIKIWNLNSGEVIHTLAGHSLPILALAMSQDGKILASAGHDKTIKLWNVRTGQEIRTLIGHAEWVESLAISPDSQWLASGSGDKTIKIWPLHSSSKKIANVLPRTLAGHSDAIDALAISPDSEILVSASWDEIKLWNLKTGKEIRTLPGHSLGTNAVAISPNGQILVSAGGDKTIKIWDLHTGSLRQTLAGHSASIRSLAISPVRGSSAEMGQTLASGGLDNTVKIWQLDTGKESLTFPRQSSIVESVAISPDGQTLAIGCWGNIIKLWNLKTGQEIRQLSESGGVSSPES
- a CDS encoding adenylate/guanylate cyclase domain-containing protein, which translates into the protein MQAPAKPSDEEERLQALNEYQILDTPAEEAFDDLTRLAASVCGTPIALVSLTASNRQWFKSKVGIDSQEIPREDAFCAHAILNPDQVMIVPDASEDDRFAGNPLVTSAPDIRFYAGNPLITPDGFPIGTLCVLDRIPRNLTPEQLNALQVLGRQVITQMELRLNVSRLERQLARYQQVEAKLRASDQQVVDLLESMTDAFFALDPQWRFTYVNQKAAEILQRNADELLGQNIWETLPEIVGSVFDEQYHKAVAQQVSVSFEDFYWPTKRWFEVRAFPSYEGLSIFSHDISRRKVVEEALRYQQGQSERLLLNILPEPIADRLKQEENIIADSFDEVSVLFADLVNFTQMASRISPTELVALLNEIFSIFDCLTEKHGLEKIKTIGDAYMVAGGVPLPKSNHAEAIAEMALDMHSSIEDFNIKRGTDFSLRIGINTGTVVAGVIGTKKFIYDLWGDTVNTASRMESHGAAGCIQITETTYHHIQKKYLFEDRGIISVKGKGDMQTYFIKGRRVNL
- a CDS encoding C1 family peptidase encodes the protein MAKKSIASYLIERSSAKKQSIASYLVERSSGKKLRINGCLPSQKKPPKSKHYTASRFSAAELPIRVDLRHYLTNVEDQGQVGSCTANAIAGAYEYLAKRAMGDAGDVSRLFIYYNARKFDGLEGDVGSSITTSIRVLQEMGACTEATWPYDPQLWDEQPYTEAYDEATRFLIEEAEEIDVNLFAMKHCLAEGYPFAFGLRLFKSFDKAGHKGGVPMPDLNHEDGREEHGNHAMLCVGYSDPYKVFVVRNSWGENWGDKGYCYIPYEYMTNPEYCWQCWTIRGVSDLDFSAGVWAEDDEDFYYYDEEDEEEEYTYEYYYEEEEYEYEEEEESEDVENSYEEESEEDEEEYYEEEEESEDVENSYEEESEEDEEEEDYEEEEGEEEEEDYEGGEDEEEEDYEGEEDEEEEDYEEEEDEEEE
- a CDS encoding tellurite resistance TerB family protein gives rise to the protein MGRYEVIFQSDAEISEELTPEEAGVAICMMTMYADGEPSDEEIELLNSYLEGAELVEKAELDAVIEKINGIAKREGAGALFNAAVAATPEELVPDIYQLALYIAAGDGTITEDEAGYAELLGEALGLSEEEMQEIIDEVFAEEEEYDDEE
- the thiC gene encoding phosphomethylpyrimidine synthase; translated protein: MRSEWIAKRHGHKNVSQMHYARQGVITEEMHYVAQRENLPADLIRAEVARGRMIIPANINHTNLEPMGIGIASKCKVNANIGASPNSSNLDEEVDKLKLAVKYGADTVMDLSTGGGNLDEIRTAIINASPVPIGTVPVYQALESVHGTIEKLTPDDFLHVIEKHAQQGVDYQTIHAGILIEHLPLVKSRLTGIVSRGGGILARWMLHHHKQNPLYTHFHDIIEIFKRYDVSFSLGDSLRPGCAHDASDAAQLAELKTLGQLTRRAWEDDVQVMVEGPGHVPMDQIEFNVKKQMEECSEAPFYVLGPLVTDIAPGYDHITSAIGAAMAGWYGTAMLCYVTPKEHLGLPDAEDVRNGLIAYKIAAHAADIARHRPGARDRDDELSRARYNFDWNRQFELSLDPERAREYHDETLPADIYKTAEFCSMCGPKFCPMQTKVDADALTELEKFLAKEPVAQS